The following coding sequences are from one Paenibacillus sp. JDR-2 window:
- a CDS encoding antibiotic biosynthesis monooxygenase family protein — MVKGTCYAVIFSSQRTDGDHGYGAMADKMEELAQEQPGFISVESVRDASGAGITISYWESLEAIHNWRQNGLHQVAQEKGKQAWYQSYNVKICKVERAYSYPAADHS, encoded by the coding sequence ATGGTAAAGGGAACTTGTTATGCGGTTATTTTTTCGAGTCAACGGACGGACGGGGATCATGGGTACGGCGCGATGGCCGACAAAATGGAGGAGCTTGCCCAGGAGCAGCCTGGATTCATATCCGTGGAGAGCGTAAGGGATGCCTCGGGAGCAGGTATTACGATTTCCTATTGGGAAAGCCTGGAGGCGATTCATAACTGGAGGCAGAACGGGCTGCACCAGGTTGCTCAGGAGAAAGGCAAACAAGCCTGGTATCAGAGCTACAACGTAAAAATCTGTAAAGTGGAACGTGCCTATTCCTACCCGGCAGCCGATCATTCATGA
- a CDS encoding glycoside hydrolase family 43 protein, with product MSGWQMKRSLIGIGIAVVLATGGGGIWLLTQKQDEQEQSREAITMDRTYRNPMTLDQEWEDYGIGDPYVLRYNGKYYLYCSTKDWRVGIKAWSSDDLVNWSYEGLVTEEPVSEGAYAPEVVYWNGSFYMYTSPAGKGHYVLQSDSPTGPFKVKTDNLGLTIDGSVFIDDDAKWYFTHAESGGIMASSMIDPYTIEAGDKLNTSLGHWTEGSMIIKRGGRYFITYTGNHVFSKGYRVNYAVGHESPTGLYTIPDNNPIIISTDKDFNGLGHSATVLGPDMDSYYIVYHNLVGSSAEGPPVRKLNMDRLTFNGDKMSVLGPTHDAPVPAPALPAFRDPLGGSPSADKWQSPEISGTDAAWVATKPTGDRFTAEYNVILGSESGELETIFSYTSADDYRSIRINPAEHSISLRDAAADKEVQKASLPEGMDFSKLHAVRVEADQSGTRVYWDGLLLIDNAEFTAKAGQIGYAWTGGLKPELQYTAFSNEAGGSSDNKMIKQVPGTMEAVHAAASGNNEVTIHHEGTPDGSYSAELTGKASELAFPVYVHSDGDYMLAAMVSDASAGSTLEVEAGGVKRSVKLKAEEFVTEDDSSEWMKVPLGTYPLKQGLQWLTLSRGKGNPDIRFIETIEAAAPEGEQQVAFDPDSTFGYWQEESGTVGLQLAGDNSMIFGGDTRWTDMEVGVEITQAEAAEDEASILLRTTMESSFRDQVADSFIGYELTFRNGRIILKKVSYEVNQELTSGVLELGSGKAHPIRIKLKGPSIQVFDGDNDEPVLTWTDRNAFLHGRIGLRASSSDWQFGNITVNTKS from the coding sequence ATGAGCGGATGGCAAATGAAACGATCCTTGATCGGCATTGGCATCGCGGTCGTACTCGCAACAGGCGGGGGAGGGATTTGGTTGCTTACGCAAAAGCAGGATGAGCAGGAACAATCAAGAGAGGCTATTACGATGGACCGGACCTATCGGAATCCGATGACGCTCGACCAGGAATGGGAGGATTACGGCATCGGCGATCCTTACGTGCTGCGCTACAACGGCAAATATTATTTGTACTGCAGCACGAAGGACTGGCGGGTCGGCATAAAAGCATGGAGCTCCGACGATCTGGTGAATTGGAGCTACGAAGGGCTGGTAACGGAGGAGCCGGTAAGCGAAGGCGCTTATGCGCCGGAAGTGGTGTATTGGAACGGTTCCTTCTATATGTACACATCTCCAGCGGGTAAAGGGCATTATGTGCTGCAAAGCGACAGTCCCACAGGGCCGTTCAAGGTGAAAACCGATAATCTGGGCCTCACGATTGATGGCTCCGTCTTTATCGACGATGATGCCAAATGGTATTTCACCCATGCGGAATCCGGCGGCATTATGGCCAGCAGCATGATTGATCCTTATACGATCGAAGCAGGCGATAAGCTGAACACGTCATTGGGGCATTGGACGGAAGGCTCAATGATTATTAAGCGGGGCGGCAGATATTTCATAACGTATACCGGCAATCACGTGTTCTCCAAGGGCTATCGCGTTAATTACGCGGTAGGGCATGAGTCGCCAACCGGCCTGTATACGATTCCTGACAATAATCCGATTATCATCTCGACGGACAAAGATTTTAACGGACTGGGGCATAGCGCAACGGTGCTTGGTCCGGACATGGACTCCTATTATATCGTTTATCACAATCTGGTCGGCAGTTCGGCCGAAGGACCTCCGGTAAGGAAGCTTAATATGGACCGTCTAACGTTTAACGGGGACAAAATGTCCGTGCTTGGCCCAACGCATGATGCGCCGGTACCGGCTCCCGCGCTTCCGGCGTTCCGCGATCCGCTTGGCGGCAGTCCAAGCGCGGATAAATGGCAATCGCCTGAAATCTCCGGTACTGATGCAGCTTGGGTCGCAACGAAGCCAACGGGGGACCGTTTTACGGCGGAATACAACGTTATCTTAGGCAGCGAAAGCGGTGAACTGGAGACCATCTTCTCTTATACAAGCGCGGATGATTATCGCAGCATTCGGATCAATCCGGCGGAGCATTCCATTTCGTTAAGGGATGCGGCTGCGGATAAAGAAGTGCAGAAGGCCTCTTTACCTGAAGGGATGGATTTCTCCAAGCTGCATGCCGTGCGGGTGGAAGCGGATCAGAGCGGAACAAGAGTGTATTGGGATGGACTGCTGCTCATCGATAACGCGGAGTTTACGGCAAAAGCCGGTCAAATCGGTTACGCCTGGACGGGCGGCTTGAAGCCGGAGCTGCAGTATACGGCATTCTCGAATGAAGCGGGCGGCAGCAGCGACAACAAAATGATCAAGCAGGTGCCCGGCACGATGGAGGCCGTACACGCCGCAGCGTCCGGCAATAACGAAGTCACTATTCATCATGAAGGAACACCTGATGGAAGCTACTCGGCCGAGTTAACCGGCAAAGCTTCGGAGCTTGCTTTCCCGGTATACGTCCATTCGGATGGGGATTATATGCTGGCTGCGATGGTATCGGATGCTTCGGCGGGTTCTACGCTTGAGGTTGAAGCGGGCGGCGTAAAGCGGTCCGTAAAGCTTAAGGCGGAAGAGTTCGTAACCGAGGACGATTCCTCGGAATGGATGAAGGTTCCGCTCGGAACGTATCCGTTGAAGCAGGGCTTGCAGTGGCTGACGCTTTCCAGAGGAAAAGGAAATCCGGACATCCGGTTCATCGAAACAATCGAGGCGGCAGCGCCTGAAGGAGAGCAGCAGGTTGCTTTTGACCCTGACTCGACCTTTGGTTATTGGCAGGAAGAGAGCGGTACCGTAGGCCTGCAGCTGGCCGGCGATAATTCCATGATTTTTGGCGGGGATACCCGCTGGACGGATATGGAGGTTGGCGTGGAAATAACGCAGGCAGAAGCCGCGGAAGACGAGGCGTCTATTCTGCTGCGGACAACCATGGAATCATCCTTTCGCGATCAGGTTGCTGATTCTTTTATCGGGTATGAGCTTACCTTCCGCAATGGCAGAATCATCCTGAAGAAAGTCAGCTACGAAGTGAATCAGGAGCTTACCTCCGGCGTGCTGGAGCTGGGGAGCGGCAAAGCCCATCCGATTCGGATCAAGCTGAAGGGGCCAAGCATCCAGGTATTTGACGGGGACAATGACGAGCCCGTTCTGACCTGGACGGACCGGAATGCCTTCCTGCATGGACGGATCGGACTTCGCGCGAGCTCTTCGGACTGGCAATTCGGCAATATCACGGTAAATACGAAATCATAA
- a CDS encoding ArsR/SmtB family transcription factor, whose product MLELTIDEPDRLVKVAHALSTHTRIGIIKLLLAKPNLNIIEIAEALDIPVSTAATNVKVLEEAELILTELQPASRGAMKVCSRNFDDVRMILNPIAYYQNTSKAVEVEMPIGHFINFDILPTCGMANTTGMLFIEDEPENFYHPDSRTAEIIWFRKGWIEYRFPKKLPAGAKVKSLEFSLELCSEAPNYNNDWPSEITVWVNDMEIGSWISPGDFGDHRGKLNPPWWNDSSTQHGLLKTWAIEESRSTIDNEKSSSTTLRDLQMDQKPFITFRIGLKPDAKHQGGMNLFGKSFGDYAQGIIMRMQYE is encoded by the coding sequence TTGTTAGAATTAACGATAGACGAGCCCGATCGTCTCGTAAAGGTTGCGCATGCTCTTAGTACACATACCAGAATCGGCATCATAAAGCTGCTGCTTGCCAAACCAAACCTGAATATTATCGAAATTGCGGAAGCGCTGGATATACCGGTCTCCACGGCGGCAACCAACGTGAAGGTGTTAGAAGAGGCGGAGCTTATTCTGACCGAGCTTCAACCGGCATCGCGCGGGGCCATGAAGGTATGCAGCCGGAATTTCGACGATGTCCGCATGATACTTAATCCGATTGCTTACTACCAGAACACAAGCAAGGCCGTTGAAGTCGAAATGCCGATCGGCCATTTCATTAACTTCGACATCCTGCCAACCTGCGGGATGGCGAATACGACCGGCATGCTGTTTATTGAGGACGAGCCGGAAAACTTCTATCATCCGGACAGCCGGACGGCCGAGATTATCTGGTTCCGCAAGGGCTGGATTGAATACCGGTTTCCGAAGAAGCTGCCGGCGGGCGCAAAGGTGAAATCGCTCGAATTCTCTCTTGAGCTATGCTCGGAAGCGCCGAACTACAATAACGACTGGCCTTCCGAAATTACGGTATGGGTGAATGATATGGAGATAGGCTCCTGGATCTCGCCCGGTGATTTCGGAGACCACCGGGGCAAGCTGAACCCGCCTTGGTGGAATGACTCCAGCACCCAGCACGGACTGCTCAAAACCTGGGCAATCGAAGAAAGCCGCAGTACCATCGATAACGAGAAGAGCTCCTCGACAACGCTTCGGGATCTGCAGATGGATCAGAAGCCGTTTATTACCTTCCGGATCGGATTAAAGCCGGACGCCAAGCATCAAGGCGGCATGAATTTGTTTGGCAAGTCGTTTGGCGATTATGCGCAAGGAATTATTATGCGAATGCAATACGAATAA
- a CDS encoding GNAT family N-acetyltransferase, whose product MNPIKIATPEELESAFSIRKKVFVEEQGVPLADEFDEFDLLDGECEHILAYYDGQPAGTGRIRIVEGMGKLERICILEPYRKFGIGRQIIAALEAVALEKGLPKVKLHGQTHAKGFYEKLGYEGASAEFMEDGIPHVLMTKSMK is encoded by the coding sequence ATGAATCCAATCAAAATTGCAACGCCCGAGGAGCTCGAGAGCGCGTTTTCCATCAGAAAGAAAGTATTTGTTGAGGAGCAAGGAGTACCACTTGCCGATGAATTTGACGAGTTTGACCTTTTGGACGGAGAATGCGAGCATATACTGGCCTATTATGATGGACAACCAGCGGGGACGGGAAGAATTAGAATTGTGGAAGGTATGGGCAAGCTAGAGCGCATTTGCATACTAGAGCCTTACCGCAAATTCGGGATTGGCAGACAAATCATCGCCGCATTGGAAGCAGTCGCGCTCGAAAAAGGACTCCCTAAGGTTAAACTGCACGGACAAACGCATGCAAAAGGATTCTATGAGAAGCTTGGCTATGAGGGAGCATCAGCTGAATTCATGGAGGATGGCATCCCTCATGTTCTCATGACCAAATCTATGAAATGA
- a CDS encoding ABC transporter substrate-binding protein, which translates to MAKWRSGKIWMAAMLCLIIVLAGCSSNNGGSKESSNNGKNNSNAAAPESSNTGTAAEGTDAGADAKSSIEFMGWGGDTEKAVFQKLIDAYMKKYPNKKVKYTVVPPGEYYQKLDTLIAAKKTPDVFYAGGANFNKLVSSGVLMNLQKMLDTSSLVDQSNVWPAALDRYRYDGTASGKGDIYGLPKDVGPWAFAYNKDLFDKAGLPYPSAKAGEYTWDDMLADAKKLTVVNERGKIDTFGVAGYSTESAVWANGGDWTDGNGKITIDTPEFAQAMQFVADLSLVNKVSPSPDDEKAQNGYARFVAGKIAMFPMGPWDQPGFWDLPFNWDIAAWPASPNTGKTATWLGSLGFVVSAKTEFPDDAFRLAAYLSLDQDSQRQNYQLGQAVPNLMDMAKGEFLEMDKKPETRQVFLDIISDYGRPPIENSSKNTKWLDTFWQDASAVWTGKQSAADFVKAEQPKLQKLFDEGNK; encoded by the coding sequence ATGGCGAAATGGAGAAGCGGTAAAATTTGGATGGCTGCAATGCTTTGTCTCATTATCGTACTGGCAGGCTGCAGCTCCAATAACGGTGGCAGCAAGGAAAGCTCCAATAACGGCAAGAACAACAGCAATGCGGCAGCACCGGAATCTTCGAACACGGGAACGGCGGCAGAAGGAACGGATGCCGGAGCCGACGCGAAATCTAGCATCGAATTTATGGGCTGGGGCGGAGACACGGAGAAAGCGGTCTTCCAAAAGCTGATTGACGCTTATATGAAGAAGTATCCAAACAAAAAGGTAAAATACACGGTTGTACCTCCAGGCGAGTATTACCAAAAGCTTGATACTCTGATCGCTGCTAAGAAAACACCGGATGTGTTCTACGCAGGCGGCGCGAACTTCAACAAGCTCGTTAGCAGCGGCGTGCTGATGAACCTGCAGAAGATGCTGGACACAAGCAGTCTGGTTGATCAAAGCAACGTATGGCCTGCCGCTCTGGACCGCTACCGTTATGACGGTACCGCTTCCGGCAAAGGCGACATCTATGGTCTTCCGAAAGACGTTGGCCCTTGGGCGTTTGCTTACAACAAAGATCTGTTCGACAAAGCCGGTCTTCCTTATCCTAGCGCAAAAGCCGGCGAATACACTTGGGACGATATGCTTGCCGATGCGAAAAAGCTGACTGTGGTTAATGAACGCGGCAAGATCGATACCTTTGGCGTTGCGGGTTATTCCACCGAATCCGCCGTATGGGCAAATGGCGGAGACTGGACAGACGGCAACGGCAAGATCACCATCGATACTCCTGAATTCGCGCAAGCAATGCAATTCGTAGCGGACCTTAGCCTTGTTAATAAAGTAAGTCCTTCCCCCGACGATGAAAAAGCGCAAAACGGCTATGCACGTTTCGTAGCCGGCAAAATTGCCATGTTCCCGATGGGCCCGTGGGATCAACCGGGCTTCTGGGATCTGCCATTCAACTGGGATATCGCGGCATGGCCGGCTAGCCCGAATACAGGCAAAACCGCAACTTGGCTCGGATCGCTTGGCTTTGTCGTATCGGCTAAAACCGAGTTCCCGGATGACGCATTCCGTCTTGCGGCATACCTCAGCCTTGATCAAGACTCGCAAAGACAAAACTATCAGCTTGGCCAAGCGGTACCAAACCTGATGGATATGGCAAAAGGCGAATTCCTCGAAATGGACAAAAAACCGGAGACCCGCCAAGTATTCCTGGATATCATCTCCGATTACGGCCGTCCTCCGATTGAGAACAGCTCGAAAAACACGAAATGGCTGGATACCTTCTGGCAGGATGCAAGCGCGGTATGGACCGGCAAGCAAAGCGCGGCAGACTTTGTGAAGGCGGAGCAGCCGAAGCTTCAAAAACTGTTCGACGAAGGCAATAAGTAA
- a CDS encoding carbohydrate ABC transporter permease → MANQRRLINTVLFVLLLAGSVIMLGPLVWTVSTSLKTQQHVFDVPPQWIPEPLTWLNYKDVWSKAPLLYGFMNSAIVVVCVLTVGLFVAAMAAYAFSKFEFPFKEWIFMALLGTMMIPYSVVMIPQYIGFSELGWVDTLAPLIVPGLFGNIVTIFFFRQFMQGSIPNDLIDAAKIDGCGYFRTFTTVALPIAKPAIAAQAALGFMGIWNDFMGPLIYLHTPERQTIQVLIASMQSNYISTSNYPSLMAASIVALVPVVIVFFMAQRYFIESMAISGIKG, encoded by the coding sequence ATGGCTAATCAACGCCGTCTTATCAATACCGTTTTATTCGTGCTGCTGCTTGCGGGATCCGTTATTATGCTGGGCCCGCTCGTATGGACAGTGTCGACTTCGTTAAAAACGCAGCAGCATGTGTTCGATGTGCCTCCGCAATGGATTCCCGAACCGCTCACTTGGCTCAACTATAAGGATGTCTGGTCGAAGGCGCCTTTATTATACGGATTCATGAACAGCGCAATCGTTGTAGTGTGCGTGCTGACCGTAGGTTTGTTTGTGGCGGCAATGGCCGCTTATGCGTTCTCCAAGTTCGAGTTTCCGTTCAAGGAATGGATCTTTATGGCGCTGCTTGGCACCATGATGATTCCTTATTCGGTCGTGATGATTCCGCAATATATCGGCTTCTCGGAACTTGGGTGGGTGGATACGCTTGCGCCGCTTATCGTTCCGGGCCTATTCGGCAATATCGTAACGATCTTCTTCTTCCGTCAGTTTATGCAGGGCTCTATTCCGAATGATCTGATCGATGCGGCCAAAATCGACGGATGCGGCTATTTCCGCACCTTTACGACCGTTGCGCTTCCGATTGCGAAGCCGGCGATTGCCGCACAAGCAGCGCTTGGTTTTATGGGCATCTGGAATGATTTTATGGGTCCGCTGATTTACCTGCATACGCCTGAACGCCAAACGATTCAAGTGCTTATCGCAAGCATGCAGTCCAACTATATTTCCACTTCGAATTACCCGTCTCTGATGGCGGCGTCGATTGTTGCGCTTGTGCCGGTTGTTATCGTGTTCTTTATGGCACAGCGTTACTTCATTGAATCGATGGCAATCAGCGGTATTAAGGGGTAA
- a CDS encoding MarR family winged helix-turn-helix transcriptional regulator has product MREILREVGMIARALDSISNIEFKELELTKGQYLYLVRIFEHPGIIQEKLAEMIKVDRTTAARAIQKLEIQGFIEKKDDESNKKIKRLFTTEKGKLAYPFLKREGDHSNSVALAGITEEEAEKLFHLLQRVRRNIEVEWDYVKKGNKRDY; this is encoded by the coding sequence ATGAGGGAGATACTTCGTGAGGTTGGCATGATCGCGAGGGCATTAGATTCCATAAGCAATATCGAATTCAAGGAGCTTGAGCTTACCAAAGGACAATACCTGTATCTGGTTCGCATCTTTGAGCATCCGGGAATTATTCAGGAGAAGCTGGCGGAAATGATCAAGGTGGACCGGACGACGGCTGCGCGCGCGATTCAGAAGCTTGAGATTCAAGGCTTTATCGAGAAGAAAGACGATGAATCAAACAAGAAGATCAAAAGGCTCTTTACCACGGAGAAAGGCAAGCTGGCTTATCCTTTTTTGAAGCGGGAAGGGGATCATTCGAACTCTGTGGCACTGGCGGGAATAACGGAGGAGGAAGCGGAGAAGCTTTTTCACCTGCTGCAAAGGGTCAGAAGGAATATTGAGGTCGAGTGGGATTACGTGAAAAAGGGGAATAAAAGAGACTATTAA
- a CDS encoding glycoside hydrolase family 2 protein → MTTKMYIKNYPRPQFVREQWIDLNGEWNFAFDDANTGESHLPSAFSSDLKINVPFTYETQASGIGDESHHPNVWYNRTLDIPAEAEGSKVLLHFQAVDYVAKVWINGTYIGSHQGGYAAFSFDITPYIAVGGENQLTVKVEDSMDATQPRGKQRWVKDNFECFYVQTTGIWQSVWMEFVAPVRVDSVKITPDIDNRTVRFEYQVEGDYSASDIRLETVISLKGKQLKQMSLTVDRPWLQLDADLVHEVNGPWKHSMWSPQHPNLYDVEFILYKGDTKLDHVYSYFGMRKISIEKGRILLNNAPLYQRLILDQGYWPDSHLTPPSEEALIEDIDLILEMGYNGVRKHMKVEDARFLYWCDVKGLLVWSEMAATFEFNDNAVHKFTNEWMEVVRQQYNHPSIITWVPFNESWGVMNIKKDKKQQKFTEAIYHLTKSFDPYRPVITNDGWEHTVSDILTLHDYVETKEEFEKRYSNKDEILNNEISFNHWKYAFADGYEYQGQPVIVSEFGGIAFQTEAGWGYGNQVASDDAFLNRFRNIHQAIKDRDYIVGYCYTQITDVQQEVNGLLTADRKPKIPIEKIREVNLM, encoded by the coding sequence ATGACAACAAAAATGTATATCAAAAACTATCCGCGTCCGCAATTCGTCCGCGAGCAATGGATCGATTTAAACGGGGAATGGAACTTTGCGTTTGACGACGCGAATACGGGCGAATCGCACTTGCCGTCCGCATTCAGCAGCGATTTGAAGATTAACGTGCCTTTTACTTACGAGACGCAGGCAAGCGGCATTGGCGACGAAAGCCATCATCCCAATGTCTGGTACAACCGAACGCTGGATATACCGGCCGAAGCAGAGGGCTCGAAAGTGCTGCTGCATTTCCAAGCGGTCGACTATGTAGCGAAGGTATGGATTAACGGTACTTATATCGGCTCTCATCAAGGCGGCTATGCGGCTTTTTCCTTCGACATTACGCCGTATATCGCCGTTGGCGGGGAGAACCAGCTGACCGTTAAGGTAGAGGACAGCATGGACGCAACGCAGCCGCGCGGCAAGCAGCGCTGGGTGAAGGATAATTTCGAATGCTTCTACGTGCAGACGACAGGGATCTGGCAATCGGTATGGATGGAGTTTGTCGCTCCCGTCCGCGTGGATTCCGTCAAAATAACGCCGGATATCGACAACCGCACCGTTCGTTTCGAATACCAGGTAGAAGGAGACTACTCGGCTTCGGATATCCGCTTGGAGACCGTCATCAGCCTGAAGGGCAAACAGCTGAAGCAAATGAGCCTGACGGTAGACCGCCCTTGGCTTCAACTCGATGCCGATCTCGTTCACGAGGTAAACGGTCCTTGGAAGCATAGCATGTGGTCGCCGCAGCATCCGAATCTGTATGACGTTGAGTTTATTTTGTACAAGGGCGATACCAAGCTGGACCATGTTTATTCATACTTCGGCATGAGAAAAATTTCGATCGAGAAGGGCCGTATCCTGCTCAACAACGCGCCGCTCTATCAACGGCTGATTCTGGATCAAGGCTACTGGCCGGATAGTCATCTGACGCCGCCGTCGGAAGAAGCGCTGATTGAGGATATTGATCTCATTCTGGAAATGGGCTACAACGGTGTCCGCAAGCATATGAAGGTGGAGGATGCTCGCTTCCTGTATTGGTGCGACGTGAAAGGCCTGCTCGTCTGGTCGGAGATGGCCGCAACCTTTGAATTTAACGATAACGCCGTTCATAAGTTTACGAACGAATGGATGGAGGTCGTACGCCAGCAGTACAATCACCCGTCTATCATTACCTGGGTTCCGTTCAACGAATCCTGGGGTGTCATGAACATCAAGAAGGACAAGAAGCAGCAGAAGTTTACCGAAGCAATCTATCATTTAACCAAAAGCTTTGACCCATACCGTCCGGTTATTACGAATGACGGCTGGGAGCATACGGTATCCGATATTCTGACTCTTCACGACTACGTGGAGACGAAGGAAGAGTTCGAGAAGCGTTATAGCAACAAGGACGAAATCCTGAACAATGAGATTTCGTTTAACCATTGGAAATACGCTTTTGCGGATGGTTACGAATACCAAGGGCAGCCGGTAATCGTCAGCGAGTTTGGCGGCATCGCCTTCCAGACCGAAGCAGGCTGGGGTTACGGTAACCAGGTTGCTTCGGATGATGCGTTCTTGAACCGCTTCCGCAATATCCACCAGGCGATCAAGGACAGAGATTATATCGTTGGCTACTGCTATACGCAGATTACGGATGTGCAGCAGGAAGTAAACGGGCTGCTTACGGCGGACCGCAAGCCGAAGATTCCGATCGAGAAGATTCGCGAAGTTAATCTGATGTAA
- a CDS encoding carbohydrate ABC transporter permease, whose protein sequence is MKKTITGYRRKEIIWSLIFVMPPVLGFLIFGLAPLLTSFGLSFMTWDMLTPSKFVGVDNFHYMFNDEKFYKSLYNTFFLLLGIPLGMVISMILAIMMNRKLAGISIFRTIYYIPVISPIIAVSLLWQWMLNYDYGLVNEFIWKVFGTQGPNWLGDPNWVKPSFIIMGLWGGVGGTMVLYLAGLQGISSTYYEAAEVDGATRWHQFKHITLPLLSPIHFYVVVMGIIGTFQSFSQMYILAADGGPEYSGATIVYYIFQEAFKYFNMGYASSVAWVLGILIFIITLVQFRLSKRWVYQD, encoded by the coding sequence ATGAAGAAGACAATTACCGGATACCGGCGCAAGGAAATCATCTGGTCCCTCATATTTGTTATGCCGCCCGTACTCGGGTTTCTAATCTTTGGGCTGGCGCCGCTGCTCACATCATTTGGACTTAGCTTTATGACTTGGGATATGCTGACGCCATCCAAATTCGTTGGCGTTGATAATTTCCATTACATGTTTAATGACGAGAAGTTTTATAAGTCGCTATACAACACCTTCTTCCTGCTGCTTGGCATTCCGCTAGGCATGGTCATCTCGATGATTCTTGCCATTATGATGAACCGTAAGCTGGCAGGCATCTCGATTTTCCGTACGATTTATTACATTCCCGTCATCTCGCCGATTATCGCGGTATCCCTCTTATGGCAGTGGATGCTCAATTATGATTACGGCCTGGTTAACGAGTTTATTTGGAAAGTCTTCGGAACGCAGGGGCCGAACTGGCTGGGCGATCCGAACTGGGTAAAACCTTCCTTCATTATTATGGGATTATGGGGCGGCGTAGGCGGTACGATGGTGCTGTATCTGGCCGGACTCCAGGGCATTTCTTCAACCTATTACGAAGCAGCAGAAGTTGACGGGGCTACCCGTTGGCATCAATTCAAGCATATTACGCTTCCGCTTTTGTCGCCGATTCATTTCTATGTTGTCGTTATGGGCATTATCGGTACGTTCCAGTCCTTTAGCCAAATGTACATTCTGGCTGCAGACGGCGGACCGGAGTACAGCGGTGCGACAATCGTGTACTACATTTTCCAAGAAGCGTTCAAATATTTCAACATGGGTTACGCAAGTTCGGTTGCCTGGGTGCTTGGCATCCTTATATTCATCATTACGTTGGTACAGTTCCGCTTGTCCAAGCGGTGGGTGTACCAGGATTAG
- a CDS encoding LysR family transcriptional regulator produces MNIEKYRIFSKVVEVGGLTKAGELLNLTQSAISHAVSSLENELGLSLLIRNRAGIQLTNNGESLIHPIREILRANDILNQEVAAIKGIEIGAIKIATFTSVSIQWLPQILKQFQNLYPQIDVKLLDGNYHEIEEWIANGSADFGFVNLPTREAFDVVPLHRDRMMCVMNAGHPFSHRRAISLELIIEEPFIMPVAGCDTDVQRIFSQNECKPRIKYELEDDHAIIAMVQSNLGISILPEMILSHLPDNVCCRPLDSEHYRNIGLAARSFKNVSPAAKKLIEWIRTWITSR; encoded by the coding sequence ATGAATATAGAAAAATACCGGATTTTTAGCAAGGTCGTTGAGGTGGGAGGTTTAACAAAGGCAGGGGAGCTCTTGAATCTGACGCAATCTGCGATCAGTCACGCGGTTTCCAGCTTGGAGAACGAGCTTGGCTTGAGCTTGCTTATAAGAAACAGGGCCGGAATTCAGCTTACGAACAACGGTGAAAGTCTGATTCATCCTATCAGAGAAATTCTTCGCGCGAATGATATTTTGAATCAAGAGGTAGCCGCTATTAAAGGAATCGAAATCGGAGCCATTAAGATCGCGACCTTCACTAGCGTTTCGATACAATGGCTGCCGCAAATCTTGAAGCAATTTCAGAATCTATATCCTCAAATTGATGTGAAGCTACTGGACGGCAACTATCATGAGATCGAGGAGTGGATCGCGAATGGATCGGCCGATTTTGGCTTTGTTAATTTGCCTACCCGCGAAGCCTTTGATGTAGTGCCGCTTCATCGGGATAGGATGATGTGCGTAATGAATGCCGGGCATCCTTTCAGTCATCGGAGGGCGATCAGCTTGGAACTAATTATCGAGGAGCCTTTTATTATGCCGGTTGCAGGATGTGACACGGATGTGCAACGAATCTTCTCGCAAAACGAATGCAAGCCGCGGATTAAATACGAGTTGGAGGATGACCATGCCATTATTGCAATGGTGCAAAGCAATTTGGGGATCAGCATTCTTCCCGAAATGATATTGTCGCATCTTCCGGACAATGTGTGCTGCCGCCCGCTGGACAGCGAGCATTACCGCAATATTGGCCTTGCCGCAAGATCTTTTAAAAATGTCTCCCCGGCTGCCAAAAAGCTGATTGAATGGATTAGAACTTGGATCACTTCCCGATAA